Proteins encoded in a region of the Methylosinus trichosporium OB3b genome:
- a CDS encoding mitochondrial fission ELM1 family protein, whose amino-acid sequence MTRFALPSPAERENGEGAGDIASAWVLSDGRAGHEAQTLGLAAALGLAPRLVRIAPRRLIAALAPFGPIDPREAGLLAPPFPDLALACGRRTLPYLRHLKRASGGAVFTVYVNTPATGRAAADLIVAPRHDGFSGADVLTPLTPPNRLTPQLLAQARAAPDPRIAALPAPVAGLLIGGDSRHFRFSERDVAGLAAAARGLLEEGWSVAATLSRRTPKRLAAALQFSLLPLAGEGGPTKSGRMRAPAARGEWGPRGDTDPHPTPLRGATFSRAREKEGSGHIPRAFLWNGDGENPYLSILARADALLVTGDSVNMVSEAAATGAPVHVFAPGGGSAKLAAFLAGLEAQGAARRWTGRMERWSYAPVNSTPELAEAIALAYRRFADGARFA is encoded by the coding sequence CCCGCCGAGCGGGAGAACGGCGAGGGCGCTGGCGATATTGCGTCAGCCTGGGTTCTCTCCGACGGCCGCGCTGGTCATGAGGCGCAGACGCTCGGCCTTGCCGCGGCGCTGGGCCTCGCTCCGCGCCTCGTCCGCATCGCGCCGCGCCGCCTGATCGCCGCGCTCGCGCCTTTCGGCCCGATCGATCCGCGCGAGGCGGGCCTGCTCGCTCCGCCCTTTCCCGATCTCGCGCTCGCCTGCGGGCGGCGCACCCTTCCTTATCTGCGTCATCTGAAGCGCGCCTCCGGCGGCGCGGTCTTCACCGTCTATGTCAACACACCGGCGACCGGGCGGGCGGCCGCCGATCTCATCGTCGCGCCGCGCCACGATGGTTTTTCGGGCGCCGATGTGCTGACGCCGCTGACGCCGCCCAACCGGCTGACGCCGCAGCTTCTGGCGCAGGCGCGGGCCGCGCCCGATCCGCGCATCGCCGCGCTGCCGGCGCCGGTGGCGGGGCTGCTCATCGGCGGGGACAGTCGGCATTTCCGGTTTTCGGAGAGGGATGTCGCCGGGCTGGCGGCGGCGGCGCGCGGGTTGCTGGAGGAGGGGTGGAGCGTTGCGGCGACATTGTCGCGGCGCACGCCGAAGCGCTTGGCCGCGGCGCTGCAGTTCTCCCTTCTCCCGCTTGCGGGAGAAGGTGGCCCGACGAAGTCGGGTCGGATGAGGGCGCCGGCAGCTCGAGGCGAATGGGGGCCGCGCGGCGACACGGACCCTCATCCGACCCCGCTTCGCGGAGCCACCTTCTCCCGCGCGCGGGAGAAGGAAGGGAGCGGCCACATCCCGCGCGCTTTCCTCTGGAATGGCGATGGGGAAAACCCCTATCTCTCCATCCTCGCCCGCGCCGACGCCCTGCTCGTCACCGGCGACAGCGTCAACATGGTCTCCGAGGCGGCGGCGACTGGCGCGCCCGTGCATGTGTTCGCGCCCGGCGGCGGCTCGGCCAAGCTCGCCGCTTTCCTCGCCGGCCTCGAGGCGCAAGGGGCGGCGCGGCGCTGGACGGGGCGGATGGAGCGATGGTCCTATGCGCCCGTCAATTCGACGCCGGAACTGGCGGAGGCCATTGCGCTCGCCTATCGGCGATTCGCCGACGGCGCCCGATTTGCCTAA